The Paenibacillus sp. YPG26 genome includes a window with the following:
- a CDS encoding sensor histidine kinase, whose product MKLWKTLFQRLGRFHYKKIQVMITLSFMLVTIITVLLVSVMLYNKFSKSSEENTYLNIGQIIDQVNLNLEFYVSGMKDIFELVEDRVGSAPKLMGQLESQLGTILNTREDLVSIALFTKDGELVLNTPSAGMRSNSRLTRQGWFEAAQEHPGLLQFSAPHIQNVFKSPYRWVVTMSKEISYQDRGMKRKGILAVDINFRTIDELSKRVSLGKKGYVYIIDSLGNMVYHPQQQLIYAGLKYENLEPVLNYSFGSYADASTGEDRIITIKTVHPTGWRVVGVTYTDEIMTTKKDINAFMLWFLFVMLGIVLLVSVFVSYRIAKPLRNLERSVKKVEDGDFGTIIDVSGAYEVEQLSKRFNLMIRRIRELMDQIILEQEAKRKGELEVLQAQINPHFLYNTLNSVIRMAEAGRKEEVVTTITSLSKFFRISLSKGNNIIPVLDELEHVRNYLIIQKIRFKNKFQYEIEAQDEALNCMTLKLILQPLVENAIHHGIEMMVDEGFIGIYTWTQDETLFIRVTDNGMGMSEEVLKGILSGRARQGSGSGVGVRNVHERISLYYGKSYGLTFESELEEGTSVTARLPVVTRADGWNHGGQS is encoded by the coding sequence ATGAAACTGTGGAAGACTTTATTTCAGCGGCTTGGAAGATTTCACTACAAGAAAATCCAGGTCATGATTACCTTATCGTTCATGTTAGTTACGATAATCACCGTGCTGCTGGTCAGTGTTATGCTGTACAACAAATTCTCCAAATCCTCGGAGGAGAACACATACCTGAATATAGGCCAGATTATTGATCAGGTGAACCTTAATCTGGAATTCTACGTCTCGGGTATGAAGGATATTTTTGAGCTGGTAGAGGATCGTGTCGGTAGCGCTCCGAAGTTAATGGGGCAGCTGGAGAGCCAATTGGGAACAATCCTTAATACCCGTGAAGACCTCGTATCCATTGCCTTGTTCACCAAGGACGGAGAACTGGTACTTAACACGCCAAGCGCCGGGATGCGTTCCAATTCCAGATTGACTAGACAGGGTTGGTTCGAAGCTGCCCAGGAGCATCCGGGACTTCTTCAATTCTCCGCGCCTCATATTCAAAATGTATTCAAGTCTCCTTACCGCTGGGTAGTCACTATGAGTAAGGAGATCAGCTATCAGGATCGGGGAATGAAGAGAAAAGGAATTCTTGCTGTGGACATCAACTTCCGTACTATTGATGAACTAAGTAAGCGGGTAAGCCTCGGCAAGAAAGGTTACGTCTATATCATTGATAGTCTTGGTAACATGGTCTATCATCCGCAGCAGCAGCTAATCTACGCCGGACTTAAATATGAGAATCTGGAGCCCGTGCTGAATTACTCCTTCGGCAGCTATGCGGATGCTTCCACGGGGGAAGACCGGATAATAACCATCAAGACTGTACACCCAACCGGCTGGAGGGTCGTGGGTGTGACCTACACGGACGAGATTATGACGACAAAGAAGGACATTAATGCGTTCATGCTGTGGTTTCTGTTCGTAATGCTGGGGATTGTTCTGCTTGTGTCTGTATTTGTCTCTTATCGTATCGCCAAGCCTCTGCGCAATCTGGAGAGGTCAGTGAAGAAGGTGGAGGATGGCGACTTCGGCACGATTATCGATGTAAGCGGAGCTTATGAGGTGGAGCAGCTCTCCAAGAGATTCAATCTTATGATCCGTAGAATCAGAGAGCTTATGGATCAGATTATATTGGAGCAGGAAGCGAAGCGAAAGGGGGAGCTTGAGGTTCTACAGGCTCAAATTAACCCTCACTTTCTGTACAACACACTGAATTCCGTCATAAGAATGGCGGAAGCGGGCCGAAAGGAAGAGGTGGTTACGACCATCACCTCCTTATCCAAGTTCTTCCGGATCAGTCTTAGCAAGGGCAACAACATTATCCCGGTACTTGATGAACTGGAGCATGTGCGAAATTATCTGATTATCCAGAAAATCCGTTTTAAGAATAAGTTTCAGTATGAAATTGAGGCTCAGGACGAGGCATTGAACTGTATGACGCTTAAGCTTATTCTGCAGCCGCTGGTAGAGAATGCGATTCACCACGGCATTGAGATGATGGTAGATGAGGGCTTTATTGGCATTTACACCTGGACCCAGGACGAAACTCTCTTCATCCGGGTGACCGACAATGGCATGGGGATGTCAGAGGAGGTACTTAAAGGGATATTATCTGGACGAGCCAGGCAGGGAAGCGGATCTGGCGTGGGAGTGAGGAATGTGCATGAACGTATCTCTCTGTACTATGGCAAGTCATATGGGTTGACTTTTGAGAGTGAGCTGGAAGAAGGAACGTCAGTAACCGCAAGGCTTCCTGTAGTCACCAGAGCAGATGGCTGGAACCATGGAGGACAATCATGA
- a CDS encoding substrate-binding domain-containing protein: protein MKIRQLVVRLGVMMILFISAGSCSLPTSFRAEEESVTRVSMIVKMDHGDYWKTIKMGAEVAAKEYNVKLDFLAPANENDFKGQIGLMKQSIRNETDAIILSASDYMALAQVTDQASYHGIPVLSMDAEVASAKVKSYIGANNYEAGQKAAERLVQLTGTEGEIGIVNFVKGARNADEREEGFMDYIARFPGLKIADVEYCGSDERLAEMLTRTMIHNFPDIKGIVALNAEASIGAGKAIDELGYGGRIKFIAFDNPPEMLEKLQEGTVDAMVVQNPYSNGYLAVASAVQLAEGKSISERFDTGTKLIDLDNMLWPDNQKLLFPFIK, encoded by the coding sequence ATGAAGATCAGGCAGCTTGTTGTTCGGTTAGGCGTAATGATGATTTTGTTTATTTCAGCTGGATCGTGCTCCTTGCCTACAAGTTTCCGGGCTGAAGAAGAGTCCGTGACCCGGGTGAGCATGATTGTCAAAATGGATCACGGTGACTACTGGAAGACCATTAAGATGGGCGCAGAGGTGGCTGCCAAGGAGTATAACGTTAAGCTGGATTTCTTGGCACCAGCTAATGAGAATGACTTCAAAGGACAGATCGGTCTGATGAAGCAATCCATCCGGAACGAGACAGATGCCATTATACTATCGGCCAGTGATTATATGGCTTTGGCTCAGGTCACTGATCAGGCGTCCTATCATGGGATACCCGTACTCTCTATGGATGCGGAAGTCGCTTCCGCCAAAGTAAAGTCCTATATCGGAGCGAATAACTACGAAGCTGGGCAGAAGGCGGCTGAGCGTCTTGTGCAGCTTACCGGAACCGAGGGTGAGATTGGCATTGTCAATTTCGTGAAGGGAGCCCGGAATGCAGACGAGAGAGAAGAGGGCTTCATGGACTATATTGCCCGTTTTCCCGGCCTCAAGATCGCGGATGTGGAATACTGCGGGTCTGATGAGAGGCTGGCGGAGATGCTGACCCGGACCATGATTCACAATTTTCCTGATATTAAGGGTATAGTCGCATTAAATGCCGAGGCCTCAATAGGTGCCGGCAAGGCCATTGACGAACTGGGCTACGGAGGCAGAATCAAGTTCATTGCTTTCGATAATCCCCCTGAAATGCTGGAGAAGCTCCAGGAAGGAACGGTAGACGCTATGGTCGTTCAGAATCCGTACAGTAACGGTTATCTTGCCGTGGCTTCAGCAGTACAGCTGGCTGAGGGCAAGAGCATTTCAGAACGTTTTGATACAGGAACGAAACTGATTGATCTGGACAACATGCTGTGGCCGGATAATCAGAAGCTATTATTCCCCTTTATCAAATAG
- a CDS encoding MBL fold metallo-hydrolase — translation MNEKSLLRTGTLDVENVTGDITFVRTLIANVCFVGDPFRGDWVLIDTGLESMTHLLEKEAMERFGRPPKSIILTHGHFDHVGGVMTLSDRFEAPVYAHPLELPFLTGQQDYPLADPAVGGGLMAEISPLYPHKAIDLKNRVHPLPSDGSVPNLPDWRWIHTPGHSPGHISLYREADGALIAGDAFITVRQESALAVISQKMEINGPPAYFTPDWEQAKQSVQKLAALRPQLAVTGHGQPVSGDELVLGLSRLADNFDELAVPEQGRYVDEAGHNEE, via the coding sequence ATGAATGAGAAAAGCCTGCTGAGAACGGGTACGCTCGATGTCGAGAACGTTACCGGTGATATTACCTTTGTGCGGACGCTGATCGCTAATGTATGTTTTGTAGGTGACCCGTTCCGCGGGGATTGGGTGTTAATTGACACCGGGCTTGAATCTATGACACATCTACTAGAGAAAGAAGCGATGGAACGGTTTGGTCGACCACCTAAATCGATTATCCTTACACATGGGCATTTTGATCATGTTGGTGGGGTGATGACTTTGTCCGACCGCTTTGAAGCTCCTGTCTATGCCCATCCACTAGAGCTGCCATTTCTGACAGGACAGCAGGACTATCCTCTCGCAGATCCGGCTGTTGGCGGTGGATTGATGGCGGAAATATCCCCGTTGTATCCGCATAAGGCTATCGATCTGAAGAACAGGGTGCATCCTCTTCCGAGTGATGGGAGCGTTCCTAATCTGCCGGATTGGCGCTGGATTCACACCCCTGGACATAGTCCGGGCCATATTTCTTTGTACCGGGAAGCGGATGGAGCTTTAATCGCCGGGGATGCCTTTATTACTGTTAGACAAGAATCTGCCTTAGCGGTAATATCCCAGAAGATGGAGATTAATGGGCCCCCGGCTTACTTCACCCCGGATTGGGAGCAGGCTAAGCAGTCCGTTCAGAAGCTGGCCGCGCTGAGGCCGCAGCTGGCTGTTACCGGTCACGGACAACCGGTCTCAGGTGATGAGCTGGTGCTAGGACTCAGCCGCCTAGCTGATAATTTCGATGAGCTTGCTGTGCCCGAGCAGGGCAGGTATGTTGATGAAGCTGGTCATAATGAAGAATAA
- a CDS encoding galactose ABC transporter substrate-binding protein — MKKLSMVVLATTVMGAALAGCSGNGSSGSSTEPNVGVAIYKFDDTFMTGVRNSIETNGKGIAKVDIVDSQNSQPTQNDKVDMFLTKSTKALVINPVDRTAAGVIIDKAKAKDTPVVFLNREPLPEDMKKWDKVYYVGAKAEESGALEGGLIVDYWKAHPEADKNKDGVLQYVMLKGEQGHQDAELRTKHSIQAVEEAGIKVEKLAEDNANWDRVKGQEKMAAFLAAHGDKIEAVLANNDDMALGAIEALKAGGYFTGGKYVPVVGVDATAPALQALGDGTMLGTVLNDANNQGKAAITLASLLGQGKEITKESVGYDVTDKQYIWIPYKKITKDNMKDAQ, encoded by the coding sequence ATGAAGAAGCTAAGCATGGTGGTACTGGCGACAACGGTAATGGGAGCGGCGCTGGCAGGTTGCTCGGGGAACGGAAGCAGCGGTTCTTCCACAGAGCCGAATGTAGGTGTGGCGATTTATAAGTTCGATGACACGTTCATGACAGGTGTTCGTAACTCAATCGAGACGAATGGAAAAGGAATCGCGAAGGTCGACATTGTAGACAGCCAGAACTCCCAGCCGACACAGAATGATAAGGTCGATATGTTCTTGACCAAGAGCACGAAGGCGCTTGTTATTAATCCGGTTGACCGAACGGCTGCAGGAGTCATTATCGATAAAGCCAAAGCGAAAGACACACCGGTTGTATTTCTGAACCGTGAACCTCTCCCTGAGGACATGAAGAAATGGGACAAAGTCTACTACGTTGGAGCCAAAGCTGAAGAATCCGGTGCCCTGGAGGGCGGATTGATCGTGGATTACTGGAAGGCTCATCCGGAAGCGGATAAGAATAAAGACGGCGTGCTCCAATATGTCATGCTCAAGGGTGAGCAAGGGCATCAGGATGCAGAGCTGCGTACGAAGCATTCGATCCAGGCTGTGGAAGAAGCGGGCATCAAGGTGGAGAAGCTGGCCGAAGACAATGCGAACTGGGACCGTGTAAAAGGCCAAGAGAAAATGGCTGCCTTCCTGGCCGCTCATGGCGACAAGATCGAAGCGGTCCTCGCGAACAATGATGATATGGCGCTTGGGGCTATCGAAGCCTTGAAAGCGGGCGGATACTTTACAGGTGGTAAATATGTACCGGTTGTCGGCGTAGACGCCACCGCGCCAGCGCTGCAGGCCCTCGGGGATGGAACCATGCTTGGCACCGTTCTTAACGACGCAAATAACCAGGGTAAAGCGGCAATCACACTGGCCTCCCTGCTCGGTCAGGGCAAAGAGATTACGAAAGAAAGTGTTGGCTATGACGTAACCGACAAGCAGTATATCTGGATTCCTTACAAAAAAATCACGAAAGACAACATGAAAGACGCACAATAA
- a CDS encoding sugar ABC transporter ATP-binding protein, translated as MAEQEYYLEMRNISKEFPGVKALDQVTLQVRPGTVHALMGENGAGKSTLMKCLFGIYKPDAGDIYLNGKKSEILNSSDALANGISMIHQELHPIPFRDVMENIWLGRFPMKGIGPFKFVDHRRMYRDTEELFRQLDIDLRPDTLVGKLSVSKIQSIEIAKAVSFNSRIIVMDEPTSSLTGVEVEHLFRIIRDLKAKGVAIIYISHKMEEILRISDDVTIMRDGKKIGTWPAAEMTTDLIISKMVGRDLTHRFPDRGNVPGDVILEAHSLTSPVEKSFKNVSFELRKGEILGIGGLVGAQRTELIEALFGLRDLESGSISIHGKQVKIKSPKDAMKHGLALLTEERRTTGIFPVLSVHENGAIANLDRYVTPYMLLNEKKKQAETNKMIEKLRTKTPNTKALIMNLSGGNQQKVLLARWLLTEPEILLLDEPTRGIDVGAKFEIYSIIADLARQGKSIIMISSEMPELLGMSDRIMVMSEGKLTGILDGEAASEETIMRLAAQH; from the coding sequence ATGGCTGAGCAAGAGTACTACCTTGAAATGAGAAATATCTCCAAAGAATTCCCTGGAGTTAAGGCGCTAGATCAAGTCACCCTGCAGGTTAGGCCGGGTACAGTGCATGCGCTTATGGGAGAGAATGGAGCAGGGAAATCGACTCTGATGAAATGTCTGTTCGGTATTTACAAGCCGGACGCGGGAGACATCTATCTAAATGGCAAGAAAAGCGAAATATTGAATTCCAGCGATGCTCTAGCCAACGGGATCTCAATGATCCATCAAGAGCTCCATCCCATTCCGTTCCGGGATGTAATGGAGAATATATGGCTTGGACGATTCCCAATGAAGGGAATTGGTCCATTCAAATTTGTGGATCACCGCAGAATGTACCGGGATACAGAAGAGCTTTTCAGGCAGCTGGATATTGATTTGAGGCCGGATACCCTGGTCGGTAAATTATCTGTGTCCAAAATTCAGTCGATCGAAATTGCGAAAGCGGTATCTTTTAACTCTCGAATTATCGTGATGGATGAACCTACCTCGTCGCTCACAGGTGTGGAAGTGGAACATTTATTCCGCATTATCCGTGATCTGAAAGCCAAAGGCGTCGCCATCATTTATATATCTCACAAAATGGAAGAAATCCTTCGCATCTCAGACGATGTTACCATCATGCGTGACGGGAAGAAGATCGGCACCTGGCCTGCAGCCGAGATGACCACAGATCTTATTATCTCCAAGATGGTAGGTCGTGATCTGACCCACCGGTTCCCGGACCGCGGCAACGTGCCTGGAGATGTTATTTTGGAAGCGCATTCATTGACTTCGCCAGTGGAGAAATCGTTCAAGAACGTTTCTTTTGAGCTTAGAAAAGGGGAGATTCTCGGTATTGGCGGACTGGTTGGTGCACAGCGGACAGAGCTCATTGAAGCCTTATTTGGTCTTCGGGACCTCGAATCGGGGAGCATCTCGATTCATGGCAAGCAGGTCAAGATCAAGTCGCCTAAAGATGCCATGAAGCATGGCCTGGCGCTGCTGACTGAAGAACGCCGGACAACCGGAATATTTCCTGTGCTATCCGTACATGAGAATGGGGCTATTGCCAACCTGGACCGGTATGTAACGCCATATATGCTGCTAAACGAGAAGAAAAAGCAGGCAGAGACTAACAAAATGATCGAGAAGCTGCGGACAAAAACACCGAATACCAAGGCACTCATTATGAATCTGTCTGGTGGGAATCAACAGAAGGTACTGCTTGCCAGATGGCTGCTGACCGAACCGGAGATTCTTCTGCTCGACGAACCAACCCGCGGTATAGATGTGGGAGCCAAATTCGAAATTTATTCCATTATTGCGGACTTGGCGCGTCAAGGGAAGAGCATTATTATGATCTCTTCAGAAATGCCGGAGCTTCTGGGGATGTCAGATCGCATTATGGTTATGTCAGAAGGGAAATTGACAGGGATATTAGATGGAGAAGCGGCCAGTGAAGAGACGATTATGCGGCTGGCTGCCCAGCATTAG